A window from Dioscorea cayenensis subsp. rotundata cultivar TDr96_F1 chromosome 10, TDr96_F1_v2_PseudoChromosome.rev07_lg8_w22 25.fasta, whole genome shotgun sequence encodes these proteins:
- the LOC120270416 gene encoding ATPase family AAA domain-containing protein At1g05910 isoform X1, whose product MDGRGDASAIRPLRTSDRLRQRRKLFGRRFMYYKPAMRKKPKTKTRTAASQIAKLLRPRNRPVRPPPSDSIAANLRRSTRKRKISINLEDYDTDSSSSEDDDLMRPKFRSSKRKPENNASHDEISNSPKRKKMLNKSAPRREGLRPRRSGIRARGQPYQESEDEQDSSEGNARQTEVENGNEVEEDDGDEGDEAEGDGGDEGEEDGDDEDGEEQGRRRYDLRNRAEVRRFFPEKEGKQRPRSPRRVLHQGMGSKNGKDLRKGGPRFHKRHPFTRPEDSDDSLLVDELDQGPAMPWARSGSRSGPPWLFGGMDMHGTTTTAWGLNVAASGWVHQGDSFPSLTAGAQTAGPSSKGGADIQPLQVDESVSFNDIGGLSEYIDALKEMVFFPLLYPDFFSNYHITPPRGVLLCGPPGTGKTLIARALACAASKAGQKVSFYMRKGADVLSKWVGEAERQLKLLFEEAQRNQPSIIFFDEIDGLAPVRSSKQEQIHNSIVSTLLALMDGLDSRGQVVLIGATNRIDAIDGALRRPGRFDREFIFPLPGCEARAEILDIHTRKWKEPLSKDLKMELAASCVGYCGADLKALCTEAAIRAFREKYPQVYTSDDKFVIDVDSIKVEKYHFLEAMSTITPAAHRGSIVHSRPLSPILSSCLKGHLMKIMGHISDIFPYHSASDTSKLAVLSYCSAFPLVYRPRLLLCGNETVGLDHVGPAVLHELEKFPVHSLGLPSLLSDPSAKTPEEALVHIFGEARRSTPSILFLPQFQLWWETANEQLKSVLMTLLGELPSDLPVLLLGTSTSPSTDLDEESAAIFAPQHVYQVEKPTRTDMLKFFEQLVESVFSFQLQESRSNSKEKTSLPELPKAPKEISGPKPSEMRAKAEAEQHALRRLRMCLRDVCNRILYDKRFSVFHYPVTDEDAPNYRSIIQNPMDMATLLQRVDSGQYLTCSAFLRDVDLIAANAKAYNGDDYNGARIVSRAHELRDAVQGMLSQMDPALVSFCDKIAADGGPVQVADDIGISSLTAGPVVQLTAVTRSSARLRHVQPEVNLQQSYEALKRPKKITETEQAASIMEDKSNAVTESETSKSGNSQPGSSQELQMNGASNRLDNPSHNELSEGLVTVSCAGPTDISTKEDVDMADAEISEQITSIKHRLMERAEGYGVPELERLYMRIVKGVIAVRSKEAEENHRLSILRYLLKFVEDDDNF is encoded by the exons ATGGATGGGAGAGGGGATGCGTCGGCGATCAGGCCGCTGCGGACTAGTGACCGACTGCGGCAGCGGAGGAAGCTGTTTGGAAGGAGGTTTATGTACTACAAGCCAGCGATGCGGAAGAAGCCCAAGACAAAGACCCGCACCGCTGCCTCTCAGATTGCCAAGCTCCTCCGGCCCCGCAACCGGCCTGTGCGGCCTCCCCCTTCGGAT TCAATAGCAGCCAACCTCCGCCGTTctacaagaaaaaggaagatcTCAATTAATTTGGAAGACTATGACACAGACAGTTCTAGCTCGGAAGATGACGACTTAATG AGACCTAAGTTTCGTTCTTCTAAACGAAAACCAGAAAACAATGCAAGTCATGATGAAATATCAAACTCTCCAAAGCGTAAAAAAATGTTGAACAAGTCTGCTCCTCGTCGTGAAGGGTTACGGCCTCGGCGTTCTGGCATCAGGGCAAGGGGTCAGCCATACCAAGAATCTGAAGATGAACAGGATAGTTCTGAGGGAAATGCAAGGCAAACTGAGGTAGAAAACGGGAATGAAGTTGAGGAGGATGATGGGGATGAAGGAGATGAAGCTGAAGGTGATGGTggagatgaaggagaagaagatggtgatgatgaagatggtgagGAGCAAGGAAGGAGAAGATATGATTTAAGAAACCGTGCAGAGGTCCGCAGATTTTTTCCGGAGAAAGAAGGGAAACAAAGACCACGATCCCCCCGTAGAGTACTGCACCAGGGCATGGGCTCCAAAAACGGCAAGGACCTAAGAAAGGGTGGACCTCGATTCCATAAGCGCCATCCTTTTACAAGACCTGAGGATTCTGATGACTCCCTTCTTGTGGATGAACTAGATCAAGGTCCTGCAATGCCATGGGCAAGAAGTGGAAGTAGAAGTGGCCCTCCTTGGCTTTTTGGGGGAATGGATATGCATGGTACAACGACAACTGCATGGGGGTTAAATGTTGCTGCATCTGGGTGGGTCCATCAGGGCGATTCTTTCCCTTCTCTCACAGCTGGTGCTCAAACTGCTGGACCAAGCTCAAAAGGAGGGGCAGACATCCAGCCATTACAAGTTGATGAAAGTGTTAGTTTCAATGATATTGGAGGACTGTCAGAGTACATTGATGCATTAAAGGAAATGGTCTTCTTTCCTTTGCTTTATCCAGATTTTTTCTCAAATTATCACATCACTCCACCGAGAGGAGTTTTGCTTTGTGGCCCTCCTGGCACAGGAAAAACACTGATTGCTAGAGCATTGGCTTGCGCTGCTTCAAAAGCTGGTCAGAAGGTCAGTTTTTACATGCGAAAAGGAGCTGATGTTCTTAGCAAGTGGGTTGGTGAGGCAGAAAGGCAGCTAAAACTTCTGTTTGAAGAAGCGCAGAGGAATCAACCTTCTATTATCTTTTTTGATGAAATAGATGGTCTTGCTCCTGTTAGATCTAGCAAACAAGAACAGATCCATAACTCAATAGTTTCAACTTTACTTGCTTTGATGGATGGTCTTGATTCTCGTGGGCAAGTTGTTCTGATAGGAGCAACTAATAGGATTGATGCTATTGATGGAGCTCTGCGCCGCCCTGGTCGGTTTGATCGagaatttatttttcctttaccAGGTTGTGAGGCACGTGCTGAAATATTAGATATTCATACTCGCAAATGGAAGGAACCCCTTTCAAAAGATCTCAAGATGGAACTTGCTGCTAGTTGTGTCGGATATTGTGGAGCGGATCTGAAGGCATTGTGCACAGAAGCTGCTATCCGGGCTTTCCGAGAGAAGTATCCACAAGTGTACACTAGTGATGACAAGTTTGTGATTGATGTGGATTCCATTAAGGTCGAAAAGTACCATTTCTTAGAAGCCATGTCTACAATTACTCCAGCAGCTCATAGAGGATCTATTGTGCACTCAAGGCCGCTATCTCCGATCCTCTCTTCATGTTTGAAAGGACATCTGATGAAAATCATGGGACACATATCTGACATATTTCCTTACCATTCAGCTTCAGATACAAGCAAACTGGCTGTTCTTTCTTATTGTTCTGCTTTTCCTCTTGTCTACAGGCCTCGACTTTTGTTATGTGGCAATGAAACTGTTGGCTTG GATCATGTTGGTCCAGCTGTCCTGCATGAATTGGAGAAATTTCCAGTTCACTCTCTTGGGCTTCCATCTCTTCTTTCTGATCCTAGTGCAAAGACACCAGAAGAGGCTTTGGTACATATATTTGGTGAAGCTAGAAGGTCCACTCCCTCCATACTTTTCTTACCACAATTCCAGCTTTGGTGGGAAACT GCAAATGAGCAACTTAAATCTGTCTTGATGACACTTCTGGGTGAATTGCCATCTGACCTTCCTGTTCTGTTACTTGGAACATCCACATCACCTTCTACTGATTTGGATGAAGAGTCTGCTGCAATATTTGCCCCTCAGCATGT GTATCAAGTTGAGAAACCAACTAGGACAGACATGTTAAAGTTCTTTGAACAATTGGTGGAATCTGTTTTCTCTTTTCAACTTCAAGAATCAAGAAgtaattcaaaagaaaagacaTCTCTACCAGAACTCCCAAAAGCACCAAAAGAGATAAGTGGTCCAAAACCATCCGAGATGAGGGCCAAAGCAGAAGCAGAGCAACATGCACTTCGGCGGTTGCGAATGTGCCTTCGGGATGTTTGTAACAG GATCTTATATGATAAACGGTTCAGTGTGTTCCATTATCCAGTCACTGATGAGGATGCCCCAAACTACCGGTCAATCATTCAGAATCCCATGGATATGGCTACTCTCTTGCAGCGTGTGGATTCTGGGCAGTACCTTACTTGCTCAGCATTCCTCCGAGACGTTGATTTAATTGCAGCCAATGCTAAG GCATACAATGGGGATGATTACAATGGAGCAAGGATAGTAAGCAGGGCACATGAACTTCGAGATGCG gtGCAAGGTATGCTTTCACAAATGGACCCGGCACTGGTCTCATTCTGTGACAAAATTGCAGCAGATGGAGGCCCGGTGCAGGTGGCAGATGATATTGGGATCTCAAGCCTTACTGCAGGGCCTGTTGTTCAACTAACTGCTGTTACTAGATCTAGTGCCCGTCTCCGTCATGTCCAGCCAGAGGTGAATCTGCAGCAGAGTTATGAGGCATTGAAGCGGCCAAAGAAAATTACTGAAACAGAGCAAGCAG CTTCGATCATGGAAGACAAATCAAACGCAGTGACCGAATCAGAAACATCAAAATCCGGTAATTCTCAACCAGGATCATCACAAGAACTGCAAATGAATGGAGCAT
- the LOC120270416 gene encoding ATPase family AAA domain-containing protein At1g05910 isoform X2 produces the protein MLNKSAPRREGLRPRRSGIRARGQPYQESEDEQDSSEGNARQTEVENGNEVEEDDGDEGDEAEGDGGDEGEEDGDDEDGEEQGRRRYDLRNRAEVRRFFPEKEGKQRPRSPRRVLHQGMGSKNGKDLRKGGPRFHKRHPFTRPEDSDDSLLVDELDQGPAMPWARSGSRSGPPWLFGGMDMHGTTTTAWGLNVAASGWVHQGDSFPSLTAGAQTAGPSSKGGADIQPLQVDESVSFNDIGGLSEYIDALKEMVFFPLLYPDFFSNYHITPPRGVLLCGPPGTGKTLIARALACAASKAGQKVSFYMRKGADVLSKWVGEAERQLKLLFEEAQRNQPSIIFFDEIDGLAPVRSSKQEQIHNSIVSTLLALMDGLDSRGQVVLIGATNRIDAIDGALRRPGRFDREFIFPLPGCEARAEILDIHTRKWKEPLSKDLKMELAASCVGYCGADLKALCTEAAIRAFREKYPQVYTSDDKFVIDVDSIKVEKYHFLEAMSTITPAAHRGSIVHSRPLSPILSSCLKGHLMKIMGHISDIFPYHSASDTSKLAVLSYCSAFPLVYRPRLLLCGNETVGLDHVGPAVLHELEKFPVHSLGLPSLLSDPSAKTPEEALVHIFGEARRSTPSILFLPQFQLWWETANEQLKSVLMTLLGELPSDLPVLLLGTSTSPSTDLDEESAAIFAPQHVYQVEKPTRTDMLKFFEQLVESVFSFQLQESRSNSKEKTSLPELPKAPKEISGPKPSEMRAKAEAEQHALRRLRMCLRDVCNRILYDKRFSVFHYPVTDEDAPNYRSIIQNPMDMATLLQRVDSGQYLTCSAFLRDVDLIAANAKAYNGDDYNGARIVSRAHELRDAVQGMLSQMDPALVSFCDKIAADGGPVQVADDIGISSLTAGPVVQLTAVTRSSARLRHVQPEVNLQQSYEALKRPKKITETEQAASIMEDKSNAVTESETSKSGNSQPGSSQELQMNGASNRLDNPSHNELSEGLVTVSCAGPTDISTKEDVDMADAEISEQITSIKHRLMERAEGYGVPELERLYMRIVKGVIAVRSKEAEENHRLSILRYLLKFVEDDDNF, from the exons ATGTTGAACAAGTCTGCTCCTCGTCGTGAAGGGTTACGGCCTCGGCGTTCTGGCATCAGGGCAAGGGGTCAGCCATACCAAGAATCTGAAGATGAACAGGATAGTTCTGAGGGAAATGCAAGGCAAACTGAGGTAGAAAACGGGAATGAAGTTGAGGAGGATGATGGGGATGAAGGAGATGAAGCTGAAGGTGATGGTggagatgaaggagaagaagatggtgatgatgaagatggtgagGAGCAAGGAAGGAGAAGATATGATTTAAGAAACCGTGCAGAGGTCCGCAGATTTTTTCCGGAGAAAGAAGGGAAACAAAGACCACGATCCCCCCGTAGAGTACTGCACCAGGGCATGGGCTCCAAAAACGGCAAGGACCTAAGAAAGGGTGGACCTCGATTCCATAAGCGCCATCCTTTTACAAGACCTGAGGATTCTGATGACTCCCTTCTTGTGGATGAACTAGATCAAGGTCCTGCAATGCCATGGGCAAGAAGTGGAAGTAGAAGTGGCCCTCCTTGGCTTTTTGGGGGAATGGATATGCATGGTACAACGACAACTGCATGGGGGTTAAATGTTGCTGCATCTGGGTGGGTCCATCAGGGCGATTCTTTCCCTTCTCTCACAGCTGGTGCTCAAACTGCTGGACCAAGCTCAAAAGGAGGGGCAGACATCCAGCCATTACAAGTTGATGAAAGTGTTAGTTTCAATGATATTGGAGGACTGTCAGAGTACATTGATGCATTAAAGGAAATGGTCTTCTTTCCTTTGCTTTATCCAGATTTTTTCTCAAATTATCACATCACTCCACCGAGAGGAGTTTTGCTTTGTGGCCCTCCTGGCACAGGAAAAACACTGATTGCTAGAGCATTGGCTTGCGCTGCTTCAAAAGCTGGTCAGAAGGTCAGTTTTTACATGCGAAAAGGAGCTGATGTTCTTAGCAAGTGGGTTGGTGAGGCAGAAAGGCAGCTAAAACTTCTGTTTGAAGAAGCGCAGAGGAATCAACCTTCTATTATCTTTTTTGATGAAATAGATGGTCTTGCTCCTGTTAGATCTAGCAAACAAGAACAGATCCATAACTCAATAGTTTCAACTTTACTTGCTTTGATGGATGGTCTTGATTCTCGTGGGCAAGTTGTTCTGATAGGAGCAACTAATAGGATTGATGCTATTGATGGAGCTCTGCGCCGCCCTGGTCGGTTTGATCGagaatttatttttcctttaccAGGTTGTGAGGCACGTGCTGAAATATTAGATATTCATACTCGCAAATGGAAGGAACCCCTTTCAAAAGATCTCAAGATGGAACTTGCTGCTAGTTGTGTCGGATATTGTGGAGCGGATCTGAAGGCATTGTGCACAGAAGCTGCTATCCGGGCTTTCCGAGAGAAGTATCCACAAGTGTACACTAGTGATGACAAGTTTGTGATTGATGTGGATTCCATTAAGGTCGAAAAGTACCATTTCTTAGAAGCCATGTCTACAATTACTCCAGCAGCTCATAGAGGATCTATTGTGCACTCAAGGCCGCTATCTCCGATCCTCTCTTCATGTTTGAAAGGACATCTGATGAAAATCATGGGACACATATCTGACATATTTCCTTACCATTCAGCTTCAGATACAAGCAAACTGGCTGTTCTTTCTTATTGTTCTGCTTTTCCTCTTGTCTACAGGCCTCGACTTTTGTTATGTGGCAATGAAACTGTTGGCTTG GATCATGTTGGTCCAGCTGTCCTGCATGAATTGGAGAAATTTCCAGTTCACTCTCTTGGGCTTCCATCTCTTCTTTCTGATCCTAGTGCAAAGACACCAGAAGAGGCTTTGGTACATATATTTGGTGAAGCTAGAAGGTCCACTCCCTCCATACTTTTCTTACCACAATTCCAGCTTTGGTGGGAAACT GCAAATGAGCAACTTAAATCTGTCTTGATGACACTTCTGGGTGAATTGCCATCTGACCTTCCTGTTCTGTTACTTGGAACATCCACATCACCTTCTACTGATTTGGATGAAGAGTCTGCTGCAATATTTGCCCCTCAGCATGT GTATCAAGTTGAGAAACCAACTAGGACAGACATGTTAAAGTTCTTTGAACAATTGGTGGAATCTGTTTTCTCTTTTCAACTTCAAGAATCAAGAAgtaattcaaaagaaaagacaTCTCTACCAGAACTCCCAAAAGCACCAAAAGAGATAAGTGGTCCAAAACCATCCGAGATGAGGGCCAAAGCAGAAGCAGAGCAACATGCACTTCGGCGGTTGCGAATGTGCCTTCGGGATGTTTGTAACAG GATCTTATATGATAAACGGTTCAGTGTGTTCCATTATCCAGTCACTGATGAGGATGCCCCAAACTACCGGTCAATCATTCAGAATCCCATGGATATGGCTACTCTCTTGCAGCGTGTGGATTCTGGGCAGTACCTTACTTGCTCAGCATTCCTCCGAGACGTTGATTTAATTGCAGCCAATGCTAAG GCATACAATGGGGATGATTACAATGGAGCAAGGATAGTAAGCAGGGCACATGAACTTCGAGATGCG gtGCAAGGTATGCTTTCACAAATGGACCCGGCACTGGTCTCATTCTGTGACAAAATTGCAGCAGATGGAGGCCCGGTGCAGGTGGCAGATGATATTGGGATCTCAAGCCTTACTGCAGGGCCTGTTGTTCAACTAACTGCTGTTACTAGATCTAGTGCCCGTCTCCGTCATGTCCAGCCAGAGGTGAATCTGCAGCAGAGTTATGAGGCATTGAAGCGGCCAAAGAAAATTACTGAAACAGAGCAAGCAG CTTCGATCATGGAAGACAAATCAAACGCAGTGACCGAATCAGAAACATCAAAATCCGGTAATTCTCAACCAGGATCATCACAAGAACTGCAAATGAATGGAGCAT